Proteins found in one bacterium genomic segment:
- a CDS encoding Fic family protein yields MTWNWQQDDWPHFRYNDKVLAPLESLFLRQSGELCGAIRHLSVEDKQVLTVTLISEEALKTSEIEGEYLNRDSLQSSIRRQFGLKTDERRIPVAEQGLSEMMVNLYKTYADQLTHETFYDWHAALTKGRRDLINMGGYRSHSEPMQVVSGPIQEPVIHFEAPPSSLVKDEMNAFIRWFNTTAPDGDTPIPQLARAGIAHLYFVSIHPFEDGNGRIGRAISEKVLAQGLQQPTLIALATMIARNKKAYYAALEQANRGNEITGWLEYFAGTVLEARAYTMRQIEFLIAKAKFYDRFRGVFNDRQAKVIARLFREGPEGFTGGLSAENYIRITSTSRATATRDLAELVEKQALKKTGQLKGTRYYLNLG; encoded by the coding sequence ATGACATGGAATTGGCAACAAGATGATTGGCCGCATTTCCGGTACAATGACAAGGTGCTGGCGCCATTGGAGAGTCTCTTTCTTCGGCAATCAGGGGAATTGTGCGGAGCAATTCGACATCTTTCGGTGGAAGACAAGCAGGTTTTGACTGTTACCTTAATTAGCGAGGAAGCGCTCAAAACATCTGAAATTGAAGGAGAATATCTCAATCGGGATAGTCTTCAGTCTTCGATTCGCAGGCAGTTTGGATTGAAGACCGATGAGAGACGGATTCCTGTCGCCGAACAGGGGCTTTCGGAAATGATGGTGAATCTCTATAAGACCTATGCGGATCAACTCACTCATGAGACGTTCTATGACTGGCATGCCGCCCTGACAAAAGGGAGGCGGGATCTGATTAATATGGGGGGCTATCGCAGTCATAGTGAACCGATGCAAGTGGTTTCCGGCCCCATTCAGGAGCCGGTCATTCATTTCGAAGCGCCACCCTCCAGTCTGGTGAAGGATGAAATGAATGCGTTTATTCGTTGGTTCAACACTACTGCGCCGGATGGCGATACCCCCATACCTCAGCTCGCTCGTGCGGGAATAGCCCATCTATATTTTGTAAGTATCCATCCCTTCGAAGATGGTAACGGACGGATCGGACGGGCGATCTCTGAAAAAGTTCTGGCGCAGGGACTACAGCAGCCCACGCTGATTGCACTGGCAACCATGATCGCGCGCAACAAAAAAGCCTACTACGCCGCGCTTGAACAGGCAAACCGCGGTAATGAGATTACCGGTTGGCTGGAATATTTTGCCGGGACTGTGTTAGAAGCGAGAGCTTACACGATGCGCCAGATTGAATTTCTGATCGCGAAAGCAAAATTTTATGATCGGTTCCGCGGCGTATTCAATGACCGTCAGGCAAAGGTCATTGCGCGTCTTTTCCGGGAAGGCCCGGAGGGATTTACCGGCGGTCTGAGCGCGGAGAATTATATTCGAATAACCTCCACCTCGCGTGCCACAGCAACCCGTGATCTCGCAGAGTTGGTGGAAAAACAAGCTCTGAAGAAAACAGGTCAACTCAAAGGCACTCGCTATTATTTGAACCTTGGCTAA
- a CDS encoding peptidylprolyl isomerase, with protein sequence MKLAIMALTTMLLAGSVSAGETLMTTNATTNTIVVMATSEGDIEIELFADKAPISVSNFLAYVDEKFYDNTVFHRVIPNFMIQGGGFDTNMSQKVNKAPIKNEAKNGLKNDRGTLAMARTAVVDSATSQFFINVANNDFLNNGARDFGYAVFAKVVAGMDVVDKIAAVKTTTKSGMGDVPATAVMIKSVKRK encoded by the coding sequence ATGAAACTAGCAATAATGGCGTTAACAACAATGCTGCTCGCGGGATCCGTGAGTGCGGGAGAGACACTAATGACGACGAATGCGACGACAAATACGATTGTGGTAATGGCAACATCCGAGGGGGATATTGAGATCGAACTGTTTGCCGATAAGGCACCCATTTCGGTTAGCAACTTCCTGGCCTATGTGGATGAGAAGTTTTATGACAACACGGTGTTTCACCGTGTGATTCCTAACTTCATGATCCAAGGCGGTGGTTTCGATACCAATATGAGCCAGAAGGTCAATAAGGCGCCGATCAAGAATGAGGCGAAGAACGGGCTCAAGAATGATCGTGGGACCTTGGCCATGGCGCGTACCGCGGTTGTGGATAGCGCCACCTCGCAGTTCTTTATCAATGTGGCCAATAACGACTTCCTCAATAATGGCGCCCGTGATTTCGGTTATGCGGTGTTCGCCAAGGTAGTGGCCGGTATGGATGTGGTGGATAAGATCGCCGCCGTCAAGACCACCACGAAGAGTGGTATGGGCGATGTCCCCGCCACCGCCGTCATGATCAAGTCGGTCAAACGGAAGTAA